One Scytonema millei VB511283 genomic window carries:
- a CDS encoding threonine aldolase family protein has product MMNNPEQFASDNYSGICPEALEYMLKANSGSSPAYGNDEWTQKASDYFRQIFETDCEVFFVFNGTAANSLSLAALCQSYHSVICHEVAHIETDECGAPEFASNGSKLLLARGEMGKLNPASVEAIVSKRADIHFPKPKVISLTQATELGTLYSIDELLAIKVVAQKYNLKIHMDGARFANAVVAMNKTPAEITWKNGVDVLCFCGTKNGTAMGEAIIFFNKDLAEDFAYRCKQAGQLASKMRFISAPWLGLLETGAWLKNARHANECAAYLENQLLNIDGVEILFPRQVNGVFVQLSEHTINQLRAKNWQFYTFIGAGGVRFMCSWGTTKERIDELVADIKASL; this is encoded by the coding sequence ATGATGAACAATCCAGAACAATTCGCCAGCGATAACTACTCTGGAATTTGTCCAGAAGCTTTAGAATATATGCTCAAAGCTAATTCAGGAAGTTCGCCTGCATACGGTAATGATGAATGGACGCAAAAAGCCTCAGATTATTTTCGGCAAATCTTTGAAACTGACTGCGAAGTCTTTTTTGTGTTTAACGGTACAGCTGCCAACTCTCTATCTTTAGCTGCACTTTGTCAGTCTTACCATAGTGTCATTTGTCACGAAGTTGCACATATTGAAACTGATGAATGCGGTGCGCCAGAATTTGCTTCTAACGGTTCTAAGTTATTACTAGCCAGAGGCGAAATGGGTAAGTTAAACCCAGCGTCAGTAGAGGCGATTGTCAGCAAACGTGCGGATATTCACTTTCCCAAACCTAAAGTTATCAGCTTAACGCAAGCCACAGAACTAGGAACTTTATACTCTATTGACGAACTTTTAGCAATTAAAGTAGTTGCTCAAAAATACAACTTAAAAATTCATATGGATGGCGCACGCTTTGCTAATGCTGTCGTGGCGATGAATAAAACTCCAGCCGAAATTACCTGGAAAAATGGCGTTGATGTCTTGTGTTTTTGCGGGACAAAAAATGGTACGGCAATGGGTGAGGCAATTATCTTCTTTAATAAAGACTTAGCAGAAGATTTTGCCTATCGCTGCAAGCAAGCAGGACAATTAGCATCAAAAATGCGATTTATTTCCGCGCCTTGGCTAGGTTTGTTAGAAACGGGTGCTTGGTTAAAAAATGCACGTCATGCTAATGAGTGTGCGGCATATTTAGAAAATCAACTTTTAAATATTGATGGTGTAGAAATTCTATTTCCCAGGCAAGTCAATGGCGTGTTCGTACAGCTATCAGAACATACCATTAATCAATTACGTGCCAAGAATTGGCAGTTCTATACTTTTATCGGTGCTGGTGGTGTAAGATTTATGTGTTCTTGGGGAACGACTAAGGAAAGAATTGATGAGTTGGTTGCAGATATTAAAGCTTCGCTTTAG
- a CDS encoding metal ABC transporter permease gives MLEALIEPLQYGFMQRSLVVAILVGLLCAVVGSYLMVQRLALLGDAISHSVLPGLAIAFLVGANIFVGAFIAGVISTLLIAWIRTRSPIKEDAAMGIVFSAFFALGITLITTIQKQNKIDLNHFLFGNILGVTFDDVRDTAIIATIVLIIVFLLYKELLFYTFDPLGAQAAGLPVNQLNFGLMLLIALTIVASMKAVGVILVLSLLITPGATAYLLVTRLHQVMILGAAIGIVSSISGMYLSYFFNLPSGPAIVLVVSGLFALAFLFSPNYGVFMRWRQVKTKQLSNE, from the coding sequence ATGCTTGAGGCACTGATTGAGCCATTGCAGTATGGGTTCATGCAGCGATCGCTTGTCGTCGCGATTCTTGTTGGTTTGTTGTGTGCTGTCGTCGGCAGTTACTTGATGGTACAACGCTTAGCTTTGTTGGGCGATGCCATCAGTCATTCTGTTTTACCAGGATTGGCGATCGCCTTTTTAGTTGGAGCAAATATTTTTGTTGGTGCATTTATTGCTGGGGTAATTAGTACGCTGCTGATTGCTTGGATACGCACGCGATCCCCAATTAAAGAAGATGCAGCGATGGGTATCGTTTTTTCAGCTTTTTTTGCACTAGGAATTACCTTAATTACGACGATTCAGAAGCAGAATAAAATCGATCTCAACCACTTTTTATTTGGCAACATTCTCGGCGTAACTTTTGACGATGTTCGGGACACGGCGATTATTGCCACAATAGTATTAATTATTGTTTTCCTCTTATATAAGGAACTCCTATTTTATACCTTCGATCCGCTAGGCGCTCAAGCTGCTGGCTTACCAGTAAATCAGCTGAATTTTGGCTTAATGTTATTAATTGCTTTAACAATTGTTGCCAGCATGAAAGCAGTCGGCGTAATTTTAGTATTATCCCTCCTCATTACACCTGGGGCGACAGCTTATTTACTCGTAACTCGCTTGCACCAAGTCATGATTTTAGGTGCGGCGATTGGGATTGTTTCTAGTATTAGCGGCATGTATCTCAGTTACTTTTTTAACTTACCATCCGGTCCCGCGATCGTCTTAGTTGTTTCGGGATTATTTGCCTTAGCTTTTTTATTCAGTCCCAATTACGGCGTTTTCATGCGCTGGCGACAGGTGAAAACCAAGCAGTTGAGTAATGAATAA
- a CDS encoding fasciclin domain-containing protein gives MADIVDIAVGAGSFNTLVAAVQAAGLVDTLKSPGPFTVFAPNDEAFAQLPPGTIQTLLQNIPQLARILTFHVVSGKLMQADLAKVDSVISVEGSPIPINCTDGFEVKNATVLAPDIEADNGVIHVINRVILMG, from the coding sequence ATGGCTGATATTGTCGATATTGCTGTTGGTGCGGGTTCTTTCAATACTTTAGTAGCGGCAGTACAGGCAGCAGGGTTAGTAGACACTCTCAAAAGTCCTGGTCCCTTCACGGTGTTTGCACCCAACGACGAAGCTTTTGCTCAACTCCCACCTGGAACCATCCAAACTTTACTGCAAAATATCCCTCAACTGGCAAGAATTTTAACCTTTCACGTTGTTTCTGGTAAGTTGATGCAAGCTGATTTAGCAAAAGTTGATTCTGTCATTTCGGTAGAAGGTTCTCCCATTCCGATTAATTGTACAGATGGCTTTGAAGTCAAAAATGCCACAGTATTAGCACCGGATATTGAAGCTGATAACGGCGTGATTCATGTAATTAATCGCGTGATTTTAATGGGGTAA